A region from the Melioribacter roseus P3M-2 genome encodes:
- the rpsG gene encoding 30S ribosomal protein S7, with product MRKRRAEKRYLKPDPRYNDVLVSKFINYIMWDGKKSTARRIVYDSFDIIEQRTKKPALEVFKKAVQNVSPLVEVRSRRVGGATYQVPMEVRPERRMALALRWLRTYARDRKDKSMALKLAAELIAAYNGEGSSVKKKDDTHRMAEANKAFAHFKW from the coding sequence ATGAGAAAGAGAAGAGCAGAAAAAAGATATCTTAAACCGGATCCGCGTTATAACGACGTGCTGGTATCCAAGTTTATCAATTATATTATGTGGGACGGCAAAAAATCCACAGCCAGAAGAATTGTTTATGACAGTTTCGATATTATTGAACAACGTACGAAAAAGCCGGCGCTAGAGGTGTTCAAAAAAGCGGTTCAGAATGTTTCTCCGTTGGTGGAAGTTAGAAGCCGCAGAGTCGGCGGTGCAACGTATCAGGTGCCGATGGAAGTTAGACCGGAAAGAAGAATGGCTTTGGCTTTGAGATGGCTGAGAACTTATGCGCGCGATCGCAAGGATAAATCGATGGCTTTGAAACTGGCTGCGGAATTAATTGCCGCTTACAACGGCGAAGGTAGTTCGGTTAAGAAAAAAGACGATACACACAGAATGGCGGAAGCAAATAAAGCTTTTGCTCACTTTAAATGGTGA
- the tuf gene encoding elongation factor Tu, translating to MAKEKFDRSKPHVNIGTIGHVDHGKTTLTAAITMALANKGLSQARTFDSIDNAPEERERGITIATAHVEYSTENRHYAHVDCPGHADYVKNMITGAAQMDGAILVVAATDGPMPQTREHILLARQVGVPRIVVFLNKIDMVDDPELIELVEMELRDLLSKYEFPGDEIPIIRGSALKALEAGTENAPMDDPRYQCIWDLMKAVDEYIPVPERDVDKPFLMPVEDVFSITGRGTVATGRVERGQIKLNEEVELIGLGQHKKTVVTGIEMFRKELDSAMAGDNAGLLLRGVDKKEIERGMVLAKPGSITPHKKFEGEVYILSKEEGGRHTPFFNGYRPQFYFRTTDVTGVATLPEGTEMVMPGDNVKLSVELISEIAMEEGLRFAIREGGRTVGAGVVTKIIE from the coding sequence ATGGCAAAAGAAAAATTTGATCGTAGTAAACCTCACGTTAATATTGGTACAATCGGACACGTAGACCATGGTAAAACCACATTGACTGCAGCCATAACCATGGCTCTGGCAAACAAAGGATTGTCCCAGGCTCGTACTTTCGACAGTATTGATAACGCTCCGGAAGAAAGAGAAAGAGGTATTACAATTGCAACGGCGCACGTTGAATATTCAACTGAAAATCGTCACTATGCGCATGTGGACTGTCCCGGTCACGCTGACTATGTTAAGAACATGATCACTGGAGCCGCTCAGATGGACGGCGCTATTCTCGTTGTTGCAGCTACAGACGGTCCAATGCCTCAGACAAGAGAACACATTCTTCTTGCTCGTCAGGTTGGCGTGCCGAGAATCGTTGTCTTCTTGAATAAAATTGATATGGTAGACGATCCTGAATTGATCGAATTGGTTGAGATGGAATTGAGAGATCTCCTCAGCAAATACGAATTCCCCGGAGACGAAATTCCGATAATTAGAGGTTCCGCTTTGAAAGCCTTGGAAGCAGGCACTGAAAACGCTCCGATGGACGACCCGAGATATCAATGCATATGGGATCTTATGAAAGCAGTTGACGAATACATTCCCGTCCCGGAAAGAGACGTCGACAAACCGTTCCTTATGCCTGTCGAGGACGTTTTCTCCATTACCGGTCGCGGTACAGTTGCTACCGGAAGAGTTGAAAGAGGTCAGATTAAATTGAACGAAGAAGTTGAACTTATCGGTCTCGGTCAGCACAAAAAGACGGTTGTTACCGGTATCGAAATGTTCCGCAAAGAGCTCGATTCGGCAATGGCTGGCGATAACGCTGGATTGTTGTTGAGAGGCGTCGACAAAAAAGAAATCGAAAGAGGCATGGTTCTCGCCAAACCCGGTTCGATTACTCCTCATAAGAAATTTGAAGGCGAGGTTTATATCCTGTCGAAAGAAGAAGGCGGACGTCATACTCCGTTCTTCAACGGATATCGTCCTCAGTTCTATTTCAGAACAACCGACGTTACAGGCGTTGCTACTTTGCCCGAAGGAACTGAAATGGTTATGCCCGGCGATAACGTTAAGCTGTCCGTAGAGTTGATTTCCGAAATCGCTATGGAAGAAGGTCTCCGTTTCGCTATTCGCGAAGGCGGTAGAACTGTAGGCGCTGGCGTTGTAACTAAAATTATCGAATAG
- the rplC gene encoding 50S ribosomal protein L3, producing the protein MPGLIAKKIGMTNIFGEDGQVIPVTVLEAGPCKVYGLRTADKDGYEALQLGFGSKKEKKVNKPQLEVYKKLGLNPPRFVKEFKNFDVSQFKIGDEIKADIFQPGDKVKVTGNSKGKGFQGVVKRHGFGGVGSATHGQSDRERAPGSIGASSYPSRVFKGQRMAGRMGGKQITVRNLKVVKVIPEQNIIMVKGAVPGSVNSIVAINK; encoded by the coding sequence ATGCCTGGATTGATAGCTAAAAAAATCGGAATGACAAATATTTTCGGTGAAGACGGTCAAGTTATACCGGTAACCGTTCTGGAGGCCGGACCGTGCAAAGTATACGGTTTGAGAACTGCCGACAAGGACGGTTACGAAGCGCTTCAGCTCGGTTTCGGCTCAAAGAAAGAAAAGAAAGTAAACAAGCCGCAGCTCGAAGTTTATAAAAAATTAGGTCTAAATCCGCCCAGATTTGTGAAAGAATTCAAAAATTTCGATGTAAGCCAGTTTAAGATCGGAGACGAAATTAAAGCCGATATTTTCCAGCCCGGCGATAAAGTTAAAGTAACCGGCAACAGTAAAGGAAAAGGTTTTCAGGGTGTTGTTAAACGTCACGGCTTCGGCGGCGTCGGATCGGCAACGCACGGACAAAGCGACAGAGAAAGAGCTCCCGGTTCAATCGGCGCCAGTTCCTATCCGTCCAGAGTTTTCAAAGGACAAAGAATGGCCGGAAGAATGGGCGGCAAGCAAATTACGGTTAGAAATTTGAAGGTTGTAAAAGTTATACCGGAACAGAATATAATTATGGTTAAAGGCGCTGTACCCGGTTCGGTTAATTCAATAGTTGCTATCAACAAATAA
- the rplV gene encoding 50S ribosomal protein L22, translated as MEAKATHKYIGSSPRKMRLVIDLIRGKSVDQAIEILHFSPKHASVDAEKVLRSAVSNLMNKDENVSHDISELYVKEAYVNQGPTLKRIMPAPMGRAYRIRKRSNHLTIVVATKK; from the coding sequence ATGGAAGCAAAAGCGACACACAAATATATCGGATCATCGCCCCGTAAAATGAGGTTGGTTATCGATTTGATCAGAGGAAAGTCGGTCGATCAGGCCATCGAGATTCTACACTTTTCTCCGAAGCATGCTTCGGTAGATGCTGAAAAAGTGTTACGCTCGGCTGTCTCGAATCTGATGAATAAAGACGAAAATGTAAGTCACGATATTTCCGAGCTCTATGTAAAAGAAGCTTATGTTAATCAGGGTCCGACTTTGAAAAGAATTATGCCTGCGCCTATGGGCAGAGCTTACAGAATAAGAAAAAGATCTAATCATTTAACAATTGTTGTTGCAACAAAAAAGTAA
- the rpsJ gene encoding 30S ribosomal protein S10, with translation MPGQKIRIKLKSYDHILIDKSTEKIIKTVKSTGAVVSGPIPLPTKRTVFTVLRSPHVDKKSREQFEIRAHKRIIDIHNSNNKTVDALSKLEIPAGVDIEIKL, from the coding sequence GTGCCCGGTCAAAAAATTAGAATAAAGTTGAAATCTTATGATCATATTCTGATTGATAAGTCAACTGAAAAGATTATTAAGACTGTTAAAAGCACGGGAGCAGTGGTCTCCGGACCCATTCCGTTGCCTACAAAAAGAACTGTTTTTACCGTACTGCGTTCGCCTCACGTCGACAAAAAATCGCGTGAACAGTTCGAGATTAGGGCTCACAAAAGAATTATTGACATTCATAATTCAAACAATAAAACAGTTGATGCGCTGAGCAAGTTGGAAATACCTGCCGGCGTGGATATTGAGATAAAGTTATAG
- the rplD gene encoding 50S ribosomal protein L4, whose translation MKVDVYKIDGTKSGEQIELSKDIFEIEPNDHVLYLAVKAYLANQRQGTHKAKEKSEVRGGGRKPWRQKGRGGARAGSIRSPLWVGGGRIFGPKPRNYRQKLNKKVVQLARKSALSYKSKANQIIVVEDFDFEQPQTKKFVEVLKALNLSGKKTLLLTNGTLKNVYKSGRNIDRVSIVEANKASVYELLNNQVLMLQKSAVQLLESTFN comes from the coding sequence ATGAAAGTAGATGTTTATAAAATAGACGGTACAAAATCGGGCGAGCAGATAGAACTCTCGAAAGATATTTTTGAAATTGAGCCTAATGATCATGTGCTCTATCTGGCGGTGAAGGCTTACCTGGCTAATCAAAGACAGGGAACTCACAAAGCCAAAGAAAAAAGCGAAGTGCGCGGCGGAGGTAGAAAACCGTGGCGCCAAAAAGGTCGCGGCGGCGCAAGAGCCGGTTCGATACGTTCGCCTCTGTGGGTAGGCGGCGGAAGAATTTTCGGACCTAAACCGAGAAACTACAGACAAAAATTGAATAAAAAAGTAGTTCAACTGGCCCGTAAATCGGCTCTCTCTTATAAATCCAAGGCTAATCAGATTATTGTGGTCGAAGATTTCGATTTCGAACAGCCGCAGACTAAAAAATTCGTTGAAGTTCTTAAAGCGTTGAATTTGAGCGGTAAGAAAACTCTATTGCTCACCAACGGAACGCTTAAGAACGTATACAAATCGGGCAGAAATATCGATAGAGTTTCGATTGTGGAAGCAAACAAAGCTTCGGTTTATGAATTGTTAAACAATCAAGTTCTGATGCTCCAGAAGAGCGCGGTTCAATTGCTGGAAAGTACATTTAATTAA
- the rpsL gene encoding 30S ribosomal protein S12, with the protein MPTINQLVRKGREVVTSKNKAPALEACPQKRGVCTRVYTTTPKKPNSALRKVARVRLSNGIEVTAYIPGEGHNLQEHSIVLIRGGRVKDLPGVRYHIIRGTLDTSGVEDRKQGRSKYGTKKPKAK; encoded by the coding sequence GTGCCAACGATAAACCAGTTGGTTAGAAAAGGAAGAGAGGTAGTAACCTCTAAAAATAAAGCGCCTGCTTTAGAAGCTTGTCCTCAAAAGCGCGGCGTTTGCACTAGAGTTTATACTACTACGCCCAAGAAACCTAACTCGGCTCTTAGAAAAGTAGCCAGGGTAAGGCTGAGTAACGGTATCGAAGTTACGGCTTATATTCCGGGTGAAGGACACAATCTTCAGGAACACTCGATTGTATTAATAAGAGGCGGAAGAGTTAAAGACTTGCCTGGCGTTAGATATCATATTATCAGAGGCACGCTCGACACAAGCGGCGTTGAAGACAGAAAACAAGGCAGGTCGAAATACGGAACCAAAAAACCAAAAGCTAAATAA
- the fusA gene encoding elongation factor G, with translation MSKRVEISKVRNIGIMAHIDAGKTTTTERILFYTGKVHRIGEVHDGAATMDWMEQEKERGITITSAATTTMWAGHQINIIDTPGHVDFTVEVERSLRVLDGAIALFCAVGGVEPQSETVWRQADKYGVPRIAFVNKMDRVGADFYNAVQMMKDRLGANAVPITLPIGEGDLFNGIIDLMTMKARMFHEETLGTTFEDVEIPKDLKPLANKYRTQMLEAVSEIDDTLLEKYIEGKEITSDEVLKVLREATIKLKIVPVLCGSSFKNKGVQMLLDAVVNFLPSPLDLGNLVAHHVHKNDRVERKIDPNEKFAALAFKIMTDPYVGKLTFIRVYTGTLKSGSYIYNSIAEKKERIGRILQMHANHREDMDEIRAGDIAAIVGLKNTRTGDTLCTEDDPIVLEKMAFPEPVIQIAIEPKTKADQDKLSDALAKLSDEDPTFKVKVDEETGQTLISGMGELHLEILVDRMKREFKVEANIGKPQVAYRETITKTVQAEGKFVKQSGGRGKYGHVWIELSPNEPGKGFEFENAIVGGAVPKEYINPVINGLQDAMKNGVLAGYPVVDVKAKLYDGSYHEVDSDEISFRVAASMAFKNGALKAGPILLEPIMQVEVITPEEYLGDVLGDLNSRRGKIEGFSTRKDAQVIRAQVPLAQMFGYATVLRSMTQGRAIYTMQFSHYSEVPKSVAEEIMEKSQSKKSVEEY, from the coding sequence ATGTCTAAAAGAGTTGAAATAAGTAAGGTTAGAAATATCGGCATTATGGCTCATATCGACGCCGGTAAGACTACGACGACCGAGAGAATTTTGTTCTATACCGGTAAAGTGCATCGAATTGGCGAAGTCCACGACGGCGCTGCAACGATGGACTGGATGGAGCAGGAAAAAGAAAGAGGTATTACGATTACAAGCGCCGCTACAACTACTATGTGGGCGGGGCATCAAATAAATATTATTGATACTCCGGGACACGTCGATTTTACGGTAGAAGTCGAACGTTCTTTGAGAGTTTTGGATGGCGCCATCGCATTGTTTTGCGCGGTTGGCGGAGTTGAACCTCAGTCGGAAACGGTTTGGAGACAGGCAGACAAGTACGGCGTGCCGAGAATAGCTTTTGTGAATAAGATGGATCGTGTGGGTGCCGATTTTTATAATGCCGTTCAAATGATGAAAGATCGATTGGGCGCTAATGCGGTTCCGATTACATTGCCGATTGGCGAAGGCGATTTGTTCAACGGTATTATTGACTTGATGACGATGAAAGCCCGTATGTTCCACGAAGAAACCCTTGGTACTACTTTTGAAGATGTCGAGATACCCAAAGATTTGAAACCGCTTGCCAATAAATATCGCACTCAAATGCTCGAGGCAGTTTCAGAAATTGACGATACTCTTCTTGAAAAATATATAGAAGGGAAGGAAATTACATCTGATGAAGTTCTGAAGGTTTTAAGAGAAGCTACTATCAAGCTTAAAATCGTGCCTGTTCTTTGCGGTTCGTCGTTTAAGAACAAAGGCGTTCAAATGCTGCTCGATGCAGTGGTCAATTTCTTGCCTTCTCCGCTTGATCTCGGAAATCTTGTTGCTCACCATGTTCATAAAAACGACCGTGTCGAAAGAAAAATTGATCCGAATGAAAAATTTGCGGCTCTTGCATTTAAGATTATGACAGATCCGTATGTAGGTAAATTGACGTTTATACGAGTTTACACGGGCACTCTCAAATCGGGTTCTTATATTTATAATTCGATTGCGGAAAAGAAAGAGCGAATCGGTAGAATATTGCAGATGCACGCTAACCATCGCGAGGATATGGATGAAATACGCGCCGGAGATATTGCCGCTATAGTCGGATTGAAAAACACTCGCACAGGCGATACGTTGTGCACTGAAGACGATCCGATTGTGCTCGAAAAGATGGCATTCCCCGAGCCGGTTATTCAGATTGCCATTGAACCGAAAACAAAAGCAGACCAGGACAAGCTTTCGGACGCATTAGCTAAGTTGTCGGACGAGGATCCCACATTCAAAGTAAAAGTCGACGAAGAAACCGGTCAAACGTTGATTAGCGGTATGGGCGAGTTGCACCTCGAAATTCTCGTCGACAGAATGAAGCGGGAATTTAAAGTCGAAGCAAATATTGGTAAGCCTCAGGTAGCTTACAGAGAAACGATTACCAAAACCGTGCAGGCTGAAGGCAAGTTTGTTAAGCAGTCGGGCGGTAGGGGAAAATACGGCCATGTATGGATAGAATTATCGCCGAATGAGCCGGGCAAAGGTTTTGAATTTGAAAACGCTATTGTAGGCGGAGCTGTTCCGAAGGAATATATCAATCCTGTTATTAACGGTTTGCAGGATGCAATGAAAAACGGAGTGCTTGCAGGGTATCCGGTAGTAGACGTCAAGGCAAAACTTTACGACGGTTCTTATCATGAAGTCGACTCTGACGAAATATCGTTCCGTGTGGCAGCTTCAATGGCTTTCAAAAACGGAGCATTAAAAGCCGGACCGATATTGCTGGAGCCGATTATGCAGGTGGAAGTGATTACGCCGGAAGAATATCTCGGCGACGTTTTGGGCGATTTGAATTCGCGAAGAGGAAAAATCGAAGGATTTTCTACAAGAAAAGATGCTCAGGTTATCAGAGCGCAGGTGCCGCTTGCTCAGATGTTCGGATATGCTACCGTATTGAGATCGATGACGCAAGGACGAGCTATTTACACCATGCAATTCTCTCACTATTCGGAAGTGCCTAAATCGGTGGCGGAAGAGATTATGGAAAAATCGCAATCCAAGAAATCGGTCGAAGAATATTAA
- the rplB gene encoding 50S ribosomal protein L2, with product MAIRKLKPITPGTRFMSISSFEEITKTEPEKSLLAPLKKSGGRNNQGRVTSRHRGGGHKRKYRIIDFKRDKHGVPAKVFSIEYDPNRTARIALLHYADGEKRYILAPDGLKVGDTVMSGSGADIKVGNALPLKEIPLGSFVHNVELKPGKGGQIGRSAGVSLQLMAREGKYAQLKMPSGEVRMINVECMATYGTVGNSDHENISLGKAGRSRWLGRRPHVRGVAMNPVDHPMGGGEGKTSGGGHPVSPWGQKAKGLKTRKKKNPSNKYIVKRRK from the coding sequence ATGGCTATAAGAAAATTAAAACCAATAACACCCGGAACGAGATTTATGAGTATCTCTTCGTTCGAAGAGATAACCAAGACGGAACCCGAAAAATCGTTACTGGCTCCTCTTAAAAAATCCGGCGGAAGAAATAATCAGGGGCGCGTCACGTCTCGTCATCGCGGCGGCGGACATAAACGTAAATACAGAATTATCGATTTCAAACGCGACAAACACGGCGTTCCTGCCAAGGTTTTTTCGATTGAATACGATCCGAACAGGACTGCAAGAATAGCGTTGTTGCATTATGCTGACGGAGAAAAAAGATATATTCTCGCGCCCGACGGTTTGAAAGTAGGCGATACCGTAATGTCTGGCAGCGGAGCCGATATCAAAGTTGGCAACGCGCTACCTTTGAAAGAAATTCCCCTCGGCAGTTTTGTCCATAACGTCGAATTGAAGCCCGGTAAAGGCGGTCAAATAGGACGTTCGGCGGGAGTATCGCTCCAGTTGATGGCTCGCGAAGGCAAATATGCACAATTGAAAATGCCTTCGGGAGAAGTAAGAATGATCAACGTGGAATGTATGGCAACGTATGGAACGGTTGGCAATTCTGACCACGAAAATATTAGTCTTGGAAAAGCCGGCAGAAGCAGATGGCTCGGCAGAAGACCTCACGTCAGAGGCGTCGCTATGAACCCCGTAGACCACCCGATGGGCGGCGGCGAAGGCAAAACTTCCGGAGGCGGACATCCGGTTTCGCCCTGGGGTCAAAAAGCAAAAGGTCTTAAAACCAGAAAAAAGAAAAATCCTTCTAATAAATACATTGTAAAGAGAAGAAAATAG
- the rplW gene encoding 50S ribosomal protein L23, producing the protein MKSILIRPLITEKMTSIQEKHPNKYGFIVSVDANKIEIAKAVKEKFNVDVVAVNTMRYKGKRRTQFTRRGRFEGRTPKFKKAVVTLKEGQTIDIFGEV; encoded by the coding sequence ATGAAAAGTATACTTATAAGACCTTTGATAACAGAAAAAATGACCTCGATACAGGAGAAACATCCGAATAAATACGGATTTATCGTATCGGTTGACGCTAATAAAATTGAGATTGCCAAAGCTGTTAAAGAAAAATTTAATGTCGACGTGGTTGCTGTTAATACTATGAGATATAAAGGTAAGAGAAGAACTCAATTTACAAGAAGAGGTCGTTTCGAAGGCAGAACGCCTAAGTTCAAAAAGGCGGTTGTGACGCTCAAAGAAGGTCAAACAATTGATATATTCGGCGAAGTATAA
- the rpsS gene encoding 30S ribosomal protein S19: MPRSVKKGPYIDVKLLRKIRQLNETNQKKIIKTWSRSSTISPEFVGHTIAVHNGNKMIPVYISENMVGHKLGEFAPTRIFRGHPGTKAEKASKAK, from the coding sequence ATGCCAAGATCAGTCAAAAAAGGTCCTTATATCGATGTAAAATTACTCAGGAAAATCAGACAGTTAAACGAGACTAATCAGAAAAAAATTATTAAAACCTGGTCTCGCTCTTCTACAATATCTCCTGAGTTCGTCGGTCATACTATCGCCGTTCATAACGGCAATAAAATGATTCCGGTTTATATATCTGAAAATATGGTCGGACATAAGCTGGGTGAATTTGCGCCGACGAGAATTTTCAGAGGACACCCGGGAACTAAAGCAGAAAAAGCGTCTAAAGCAAAGTAA